TGAACTCTCAAAACCCGATGTTGAAAAAACTGATGCTATTTTTCAAGAATTAGAGTTTCGCCAAATGAAAGCTCAGTTTGATAAATTTTTTGGAACAGGAAAAGAATATGACGAAATTGAAACCAATGGAAACAATAATTCTACTCCACAAACAACCAAAAAAGCTACTCCAAAAAAAACTAATGAAGACCAAATGGATTTGTTTGGTTTTTCGGATGAAGATTCAAATGATTCTACTTCACATTCTGGTTATGCAACTTTAGAAACTACATCACATTTATATCAAATTGCTCAGGGTGATTTTGCCGCAAAATTATTAATACAAAACCTTATGAATCAAACATCTGTCTGTTTTGATACTGAAACCACAGGGATTGATGCATTAAACGCTGAGTTAGTTGGAATGTCTTTTTCTTATGAAAAAGGAAAAGCTTTTTACGTTCCATTTCCTGAGAATCAAAAAGAAGCACAAATTTTAGCAGATAAATTCAAACCATTTTTTGAAAATGAAAGCATTGAAAAAATTGGTCAAAACTGTAAATATGATTTAAAAGTTTTAGCAAATTATGGTATTCAGGTGAAAGGTAAATTGTTTGACACCATGATTGCACATTATTTAATAAATCCCGACATGCGCCATAATATGGATGTTTTAAGTGAAACGTATTTAAAATATTCACCAAAATCAATTGAAACTTTAATTGGTAAAAAAGGTAAAAACCAATTATCAATGCGTCAAGTGGAAATTGAAGCAATAAAAGAATACGCAGCAGAAGATGCTGATATTACGCTACAACTAAAACAACATTTTCAACCTATTTTAGAAAAAGTTGGCACCAAAAAATTGTTTGATGAAATAGAAATTCCATTAATTCCTGTTTTGGCTGCTATGGAAATGGAAGGCATCAACCTTGACGAAGATTTCTTAAAGAAAATGTCCATCGAAATGGCTAAAGAAAGTAGCGCTTTAGAACAAAAAATCTATGAAACAGCTGGAGAGAAATTCAATTTGGCATCACCAAAACAATTAGGTGATATTTTGTTTGAAAAATTAAAAATTGGAGGTGCAAAACAAAAGAAAACCAAAACTGGTCAGTATGCAACTGGAGAAGAAGTATTGAGTTATTTGGCAAAAGATAACGAGATTGTTCGCGATATTTTGGAATGGCGACAAATGGTAAAATTACAAAGCACATATATTGACGCTTTACCTGAACAAGTAGACAAAAAAACTGGTCGTGTTCATACCGATTATATGCAAACAGTTGCTGCAACGGGAAGATTGAGTTCTAACAATCCGAATTTACAAAACATTCCAATCCGAACAGAACGTGGACGATTGATTAGAAAAGCATTTATTGCTCGTGATGAAAACTACACGTTACTTTCTGCCGATTATTCGCAAATTGAGTTACGAATTATTGCAGCACTTTCAGGAGAAGAAAATATGATAAAAGCATTTCAAAATCATGAAGATATTCATAGAAGTACCGCTGCAAAAGTATTTAATGTTGCTTTAGAAGAAGTTACTAAAGAACAACGTAGCAATGCAAAAACGGTGAACTTTGGAATTATTTATGGTGTTTCTGCTTTTGGACTTTCCAATCAAACCGATTTATCGCGTTCTGAAAGTGCCGAATTGATTGATGCCTATTATAAAACTTATCCGAAACTTAAATCATACATGTCAAATCAAGTTGATTTTGCTAGAGAAAATGGTTTTGTTGAAACAGTTTTAGGAAGACGTCGTTATTTAAAAGATATCAATTCTGCCAATGCAGTTGTTCGTGGTGCAGCCGAACGAAATGCAGTGAATGCACCAATTCAAGGTTCAGCAGCAGATATTATCAAAATTGCTATGATTAATATTCATAAAAAATTGACTTCTGAGAACTGGAAATCAAAAATGCTATTGCAAGTGCATGATGAGTTAGTTTTTGATGTTCACAATAGCGAATTGGAAAAAATTCAACCGATGATTAAATATGAAATGGAAAATGCATTCAAACTTGATGTTCCATTAGAAGTAGAAATGGGAATGGGTAAAAATTGGTTGGAAGCACATTAATTAAACATTAATTCTTTAATTATTTAACGCAACCATATCTTTAAAAACTAATCTACACTTTAGTAAGTAGTTTCTATTTACTATATTTAACCAACAAAAAACCAAAATTGTGGATAGTTTAAAGACCATATTGTACTTTTCTATTTTTAGATATCCATTAAAATTAGAAGAAATCCACAGTTATAATAATCATACTGATATTGACGAAACATTCAATGAACTTCAGTATTTAATCAACGAAAAAATTGTTACAAAAATTGACGATTTCTACGTTTATGGTACCGATTTAGATAGTGTAACCAAAAGACTAAAAGGAAATTTACAGGCAAAAAAAGCTTTAATTAAAGCAAAAGAAAGAGCAAAATTTATTTCAAAATTCCCATATGTTCAATCTGTTGGCGTTTCAGGTTCATTGTCAAAAGGTTATTTTGATAATGACAGTGATATAGATTTTTTTGTAATCACAAAACCTGAAAAACTTTGGATTTGCAGAACTTTATTAATGCTTTATAAAAAAATATTCCTTCTCAATTCTCGTAAATATTTTTGTATCAACTATTTTGTTTCATCTTGTAGTTTGGAAATCGAAGAACAAAACAGATTTACTGCTACCGAATTGAAAACATTAATTCCATTGCAAGGAAAAGATGTGTTTAAGCAGTTTTACAACGAAAATAAATGGATTTATGATTATTTTTCAAAGTTTACACCCGAAATAAACTCAGTAGAAGAAACTCAAAAACCTTTTTTTTCAAAAACTATTGAATTTATCTTTGATAATAAAATTGGAAATAAAGTTGATAATGCTTTTAAAATAATTACGTTAAAAAAATGGCAATCAAAATTTAGTTATATGAATCAAACGGATTTTAAAATTGCATTAAAATCAACAAAAAACATATCTAAACATCATCCATCAAATTTTCAAAAAAAAGTAATTTTTTCACTTAACGAAAAACTCGAAGAAGTTCGTCAAAAATTTAATATTGAAATCATAAAAGAATATGTCTAACATTCTTTTTTCACATTCTTATTATTATAAACTTGACCCAAAACAATGGAAAAACAAAACGCCTTTTCCGCCTTTGGGAACTTTGTATGCAGCATCTTTACTTCGTGAAAATGGTTTTCAAGTTTCACTTTTTGACACCAACTTATTAGACAGTTCAACATCAATTGAACCAGTTTTAATAAACGAAACTCCCGATTATTTAGTCATTTATGATGATGGTTTTAACTATTTGACCAAAATGTGTTTGACCAATATGCGCGAAGCTTGTTTTGAAATGATTCAATTAGGAAAAAAACACAATTGCACCATAATTATTTGTAGTTCCGATTCAACCGACCATTATGAAGAATATATTGAAAAAGGAGCTGATTTTATTCTTCTGGGCGAAGGTGAAATAACGCTTTTAGAACTTTTAAAATCATTAGATAAAAATGAGTCAATTGATAATTTAAAAGGAATTGTATTCAAAAGCAATAATAAAATTCAGGTCAACAACAAAAGAGAAGTTTTACAGCATTTGGATGATTTGCCTTTGCCTGCTTGGGATTTGGTTGACATTGAAAGTTATAAAAATATTTGGAAACAAAGTGGACAAG
The window above is part of the Flavobacterium sp. PMTSA4 genome. Proteins encoded here:
- a CDS encoding nucleotidyltransferase domain-containing protein, producing the protein MDSLKTILYFSIFRYPLKLEEIHSYNNHTDIDETFNELQYLINEKIVTKIDDFYVYGTDLDSVTKRLKGNLQAKKALIKAKERAKFISKFPYVQSVGVSGSLSKGYFDNDSDIDFFVITKPEKLWICRTLLMLYKKIFLLNSRKYFCINYFVSSCSLEIEEQNRFTATELKTLIPLQGKDVFKQFYNENKWIYDYFSKFTPEINSVEETQKPFFSKTIEFIFDNKIGNKVDNAFKIITLKKWQSKFSYMNQTDFKIALKSTKNISKHHPSNFQKKVIFSLNEKLEEVRQKFNIEIIKEYV
- the polA gene encoding DNA polymerase I, producing the protein MSTQKRLYLLDAYALIFRGYFAFIKNPRINSKGMDTSAIMGFMNALMDVIKREKPDHLAVAFDKGGSDIRNEMFPEYKANRDETPEAIKIAVPYIQELLKAMHIPIMEKAGYEADDLIGTLAKQAEKEGFQVFMVTPDKDFAQLVSENIFMYKPARMGNDIEIWGIPEVLEKFEITNPLQVIDYLGMMGDSADNIPGLPGVGEKTAKKFLAEFGSLENLLENTHQLKGAIKEKIEANKELGLLSKKLATILLDCPVTFDAKDFELSKPDVEKTDAIFQELEFRQMKAQFDKFFGTGKEYDEIETNGNNNSTPQTTKKATPKKTNEDQMDLFGFSDEDSNDSTSHSGYATLETTSHLYQIAQGDFAAKLLIQNLMNQTSVCFDTETTGIDALNAELVGMSFSYEKGKAFYVPFPENQKEAQILADKFKPFFENESIEKIGQNCKYDLKVLANYGIQVKGKLFDTMIAHYLINPDMRHNMDVLSETYLKYSPKSIETLIGKKGKNQLSMRQVEIEAIKEYAAEDADITLQLKQHFQPILEKVGTKKLFDEIEIPLIPVLAAMEMEGINLDEDFLKKMSIEMAKESSALEQKIYETAGEKFNLASPKQLGDILFEKLKIGGAKQKKTKTGQYATGEEVLSYLAKDNEIVRDILEWRQMVKLQSTYIDALPEQVDKKTGRVHTDYMQTVAATGRLSSNNPNLQNIPIRTERGRLIRKAFIARDENYTLLSADYSQIELRIIAALSGEENMIKAFQNHEDIHRSTAAKVFNVALEEVTKEQRSNAKTVNFGIIYGVSAFGLSNQTDLSRSESAELIDAYYKTYPKLKSYMSNQVDFARENGFVETVLGRRRYLKDINSANAVVRGAAERNAVNAPIQGSAADIIKIAMINIHKKLTSENWKSKMLLQVHDELVFDVHNSELEKIQPMIKYEMENAFKLDVPLEVEMGMGKNWLEAH